Below is a genomic region from Hemiscyllium ocellatum isolate sHemOce1 chromosome 24, sHemOce1.pat.X.cur, whole genome shotgun sequence.
ccggaaaagacaaaagggaaaacaacagcgtctgcttgaGGTtcacctgaaggcagctgagacagtgtACGTTAATAGCCCTAAGGATTGTAATCTGCTGTAATTTAGTAATGGACGGCCTACTTTGAATACCACATTTACTCAAACAGCAAACAGGGAGATATTGTTTgcgaagcagagattatttgagcACAGTGATAAGCCAGGCAGGTATCTAGCATAgcttgccagaaagaaaaaggctccccaatTCATTATGTCTATTAGGGAGGGTGCTGGTACCTTGACTTGCGAtcctaaaaagatcaatgcagcctttagaaagttctactTTGAGTTGTAGAAGTCAGAGGGCTGTAAAGATAGAGCAAGGAAGATGGagtcttcttaaaaaaaaaatggccCTCTCAGGCTTAACCTTGGAGCAGGTGTCGCTTTTGAATAACCCCCTGGCAGCCCAGGTGgtggtgaggcagctccagagcaGTAAAGCGCCCAGTCCAGAGAGATTTCAGGCTGAGTTCTAAAAAGAATTTATAGACAAATTGGCTGGACTACATATAGATTTGTATAACTATTCATATAGTCAGGGTAGCCTCCCGTCCTCCCTAAGAGAAGCAAATaactctctcattcttaagaaagGAAAAGCCTCAGATGACTGTACTTTGTACAGACCTATCTCCTTAttgaatgtggactttaaaattctctcaaaaatgttggcattaagactggagagggttTATTCATTATAAAAGAGAATCTGTTGGGGTTTATCAAGAGTCACAGATCtactaataacattagaagagtcTTGAATTTGGCACAAGTCTGCCAGCAGGGAGCGATATCGGGATTAGTCGTCTCCCTAGGTGCAGAGAAGGCATTCGATCGGGTAGAATAGCCATATCTCTTTTATACAATGGAATGGTTTTGCGTTGGAGAGGTCTTTACCAAGTGGGTTGCAGTATTATATAATGACCCTAAAGCAGCGGTGATTACCACTGGCATAGTGATAGTTTTAGTGttagcagttgaaaatgtgttgctggttaaagcacagcaggttaggcagcatccaaggaacaggaaattcgacgtttcgggcataagcccttcatcaggaagattttaacctactgcgaatcctcttgcaaggatgccttccttgaagaagctcttccgaagattttaaccttagTGTTAGCAGTGGTTGTCATCAAGGATGCCCTCACTCACCACTATTATTTACACTAGTGATTGAGCTTCTGGCGGAAACTATCCGAACTGaccctaatataatggccccaAAGATAGGATCGGGTAAGCTTAAAATCACTTTATGTGGACAAtgtccttcctttcttaaatgaccCATCGATATCGGTGCTCCACTTAATTCAAGTGGTTTACTTATTTGGTACGTCCTCAGGTTACAAAATTAACTTTACGAAATCAGTTGCCATGCCGCAAGGTCGTCTTACCAGCATATCCAATTTTCTGGATGGATCCAGTTCCCCCTTTCAGTAGTCACTGGGAGGTTTTCtctttaggtatttttattacctcGCTATTTGGTCAGCCATACAAAGCTAATTATACACatttattagagaaaataagacAAGACCTCCAATGCTGGGAAGAACTCCAGATATCCTGGCTAGGAAGAATAGCTTTGGTCAAGATGAATATTGTAAAGCATTATACCCCATGAGAATGTTTCCTTTGATGTTGCCGAGACAGGCACTGCGTAAGCTTTATGGTTAActtggctcctttatttggaatcatagatggcccATTATTAAATTAGATAAGTTGCAGCTCCCACAAGGAAGGGGAGGTCTAGATTTTTCAGATTTCAGGAGGTACCATCTGAGATCTGTTATCATATGTGGCTGATTGTGTGTCGAGAGAGACCCAATTAATTTGATTGGATATGGAGGCTTCCCaagcaaaatgtcccctcatcaatctaATATTTATAGATGAGTTATTAAAGAtcattgtatttaatacaattgAGTTTTTAACAATTAAAGCTAGGAGGATGGCGAGACAGGATGAGggtaattcacaaaaaaaaacctccCCTTCTACTCCTATAGCAGGAACATTGGGATTTCAGCCAGGCTTGACTGATGCTGCATTTAAAATGTGAGAGTCCAGAGGCATCGCCTGTTTGGGAGATCTGTttgatggggaggtcatgatgcccTTGAACAGTTAAGGCAGAAGTTTGGGTTGCCTTACAGGGACCTTTTTCAATACTTTCAAGTACGAGATTTCATACAAAAAGACCACATTGATGACAAATCCGTACAAATCAGATATGGAAAGGAGTGTGCTTTGGCCAATGGGTGCACCCTCAGTCAGTACTCTCTACCCACTCGCTTGGTAATAAGGTACCGAAGGCCATGGAGTGGCTATATAAAATATGGAATCAagaattagggatggaaatctcctGAGATGTGGGAGGATAGCTTGGAAAATGCTAGGAAGATCTCTATTTGTAATTGAAACTCAGGCTattcaattgaagatacttcatgGGGCTCATATGACACCAGAGCAGCTTGCAAtgttcaaggcaggagcatccccaatgtgccccaaatgtaaaatagaagtttGTACTCATTGTCTGTGGACATGCCATAGATATTGGAACAGTGTagcgaatgccttggcaaagattttgggaACGGAGATTGGTTTGGGCTTTGCAAATTTTCCTTCTCTAGATGCATACAGGAAGAAACTATTTACTATCCTTtccttttgtgtgaggaaaaggAGTTTAGTAAGTTGGGTATTGGAAAGCCTCTGGGATTTTCGAATTGACATAGAATAgttatggaatatattcccctggTCTTCCTTACGAATATGGTGCTCCAAAAAGAACAATTATTTTaagaacatggcagccctttttgaactatgcCAATGCAGATGTATCGGCCATACTGTTTAGGGTCTTTGTttagctgtgaggaggatgtttgTTCAGGGGCCCATGGGAAGAAGTATCCCATGGGTTTTGTTGTGACttgatataattttattttgaaatgtatttatttaCTGCTATCCCCCCCCCATAATATATCTTACTGAGAATACTTAGAGCTGTCACTGCTGTCTTTTAACTCTCAAAATTCCCACATCTTCATAAAATTAGTGTTGAATGCAAGTTACCTTAGGATAAAACTGCTGAGTCTGTTACCTTAAGATGACTCAGAGCAGTTGGGGTGGTGGGTAAGGGAGGAGACATTTGGAAAATGAAGGACGGTAAAGATACTAGAAAACTAAAGATCACTCTTTAAAAGTGAGATGTCCATTATTTTAAAAGGCAGAGGTAGATTCTCAATAGGTATAGGGCTGAAAAGGGTAACACAGTGGAACAAAACAGAcctgaaaaaaaattcagatcagccatgattttattcaatGGCAAAATAGGCTCAAAAAGGCTGAGcagcctattcctgcttctaatCTACGGTTAGTAACAAAACCTAGGATCAATAGCAAGACCACAAAAACTGAACAGACGTGTGGAATAGTCCAGTTATAATCAGTTCACCATTGTAGAGCCAAACACCTTTCTCAATATTCTAAACAAAATTTCAGCTCAGGTGATAGACAGCTAGGATTTTTCTTTAAAAGCTTAACACTAGCATGCAAATTTGTACCCCACCCCCAATCATTTTAATATGGGAAAATTAATCAAGattgaaaaatttgaaaatgcTGAATGCCCAACATCTACTCAGTTTATAAAAACAGATGAAATATTCCTCAAGGCCCTGCATTTGCTGAAAATATAATTTTCTGTCCCTTTTTTCCAAGATCAaaatttccaaatatattaaaAGGATTTCTGCAAAGGAAAGAGGTGCAGGTTATTACCAGAGATTTGTTTCACAGATAATAAATAGCTTCAGACAGGAAGTTTCTATAAAAAGAACTttatttaacattttattttaaaataatacaaTGAGTGTGACCTTACTTTGAAATAAACTAAACATTTACAAATATTGCAGATCTTTGGTACAAGTTCCTTTTCTTTCATGACATTACTGGATCACAATCTCACATTTAATTCTCACTTGCTCCATTCCAACAGGACAGATCAAAACACTGTTCATTGCAAACACAAAAAAATTACAACTCTTATGTTCCTTTACATTGTTAAAGAGTAGAAGCAAGACCTTAAGGCAAGGGTGGCAGGGAGGCAAAGCATTTGTTTTGAAGCACTGTGTAATTTACATATGCACTGCACATGTTCAAGGATCTTATCAAGAATGTTTCAGCATTTTAACCACTACTGTTAATCTAAATAAAAGCCTATTAAAAAAGTGGACAGAGGTGATCAGTGCTTTTAACGTTCCCCAAGGTTCTCCTTGTACAATTCCATTAATAATCTCAGTTAAGCTGCTCGGCCTTTGAACGGGTCACACTATTTCTGTGAATTTTATTTCCTCTCCTGCAGGCTGGAGATTCCCATTTGCACCAATTATAATTCAAAGACAAATGCTCAATTCAAACCAGGAGGGTTTTTGTGTAACATGCTACAAGCCAATCCTGTTTGCCTTAAAGACGTTAACATTTCTTATGGAAATCATGTACTTATACGCACAGGATTTGATTAAAGATAACTTTTCCTTGTCGACATACTCCCATCCGGCTCAGGCTGTTCCTGAGCCTTTGAAGTTGAGGTACTGACAAGACAAATATAGAGCACATACAGTCTGTCGCAGCTTTCTTAAAGTGATAGGGGTAACTTTCCACTTTCAGTCTTGATCAAAATAATAAAATGGCCTCATCATGAGAAAGTCAGGGGAGaaaacaattagggatgggggaAATGAAAGAGAAATAATGCGGGGAGAAGGAAAACAGAAATAAGACAAAAAGGGACAGTCAGAAAGACCAAATCCTTGCATGAAAAACTCTCTCTAATCAGTGGAGGGCAAAGCAGTGATTTCCTCACTTATGCACAATTCTATTCATTAGTGCCTCTTGGCAAACTGGATCTGTCAAGCCTTCCTTGCAGTACAGCTGTTCTTAAAAGCATCTGTTATGTTGACAGGTTCCAATACCAGCTGCCTTTCTGGTTACCACGTATACATCCTGTCAAAAATGGCCCAAAAATAATTCCACTCAAACAAATGTAACTGCTCATTTACACAAATAGGAGTTCTAAAGAAAGGCAAAATCCTGAATATCTGCACTAGATTTTCTTAATTAGTCAACTTTTCAAAGAACACTGTTAATACATGTTTTGATATGTATCAGGCTAAAAAACAGCCACCTGCAGGTGTTCAAATTCTATGACAGAATTAGTTGAATTTCAGGACTTAACGGGCAATTTAAATGTGCCACAATTAATGCATACCTACTTAGTGTCAATTTTTTAAACATCTTTAGCAGAATAGTGCTATCAGTATTTAAATAACCAGTGAATAATCATTTAAGATATTTTCATTAAAACGTTTTCACCAGCTGAAATTGCATAGTTAATAACTGCATACTTTACACTTGAATAAATACAATCATGCCAGAGAAAATCAAATACCCTACAACCAACTCCTTAAATATAAGGTGACACTACCTAGATTTACCACAAGTCAGTTTTGGACTGAGGGAATAGTTTAAATTTAACACCGTGCAAACAATGTACCTGCAAGTAGCAGCAATACGACTGGTTCCAAAATTAAACATAATATCCCCGCAAGACAATTTAACAATTTTAAATTGAATGGGTGTTGGTCATTGTGCTGGCTGTATTTGGGCTATTTACTCCGAATTCCCTTCCACAAGTCAAGTCAAAGGGTGGGGCACAAATCTTTTGCATAAATAATTAATTCACATTGTAAATTCAAATATGGAATCTGAAACTGAGAACGAGAAACTTTATCACATCAAATGGAGAGAACTGGCTGTGAGCTTCTAAAAGAACACAGGAACCTCACAGAGCGAGGCCTGGTGTACTATGGATGTCACTTGGAAGTGAAACATCTAAATCTACCTTCTAAAGGATAGGGGGAATTACTTGAAGCATTTCTCACTTACTTCAACCTGACCAGCAAGGGGGCAGCAACAGAAACGGGGCATAATTTACCCCCAGATTTTGGTGGGCAAATTGTATATTCATTCATAATTAAACAGATCAAAATTCACAACTTAAATGCCAGGACGTTATCGCAGGCGACACCGTGTCAACAGCTACATATCTCTAATGTTCTGGCAATTTAAAAAGTTTCATCCACTGTCTGTGGACAAGTGGGATTTAGGAATAATGGCGAGATGGAGGGGCAACCCAAACAGGATTGTGAATAGAAGTGGCTCAATTTTAAGAAAGGTGCAATTCCTACACGTAAGTGATTTTCAAGTTTGGGATTCCACTCTATAATACACCAACTATTCAAGTTAGATACAGGGAGATAAAGATATTCCAGAACCCAGGCAGACCCCTGCTGTGCGAATTAACCTGGGAGATTATATCGGACCTGTAGGATTAGTGTGCTTAATTGAGAATGCTGATCTCCCAGGGTCTCCAGACCtgagctctcactgtccaatacCGCTTCCTCGCCCAGactctctcctgtctctgcccGTGAGCAGCACTGCTCAGCTTAGCGCCAACCTCTGAGCAGAAACTGTATTTACATCGAATCCAGAGGTTAAAGTGTATTCAGTCAGGAACTCTCAATCAAACACATTAACATTACAGATTCCGCTCAAAAACCATCCCCATTCAAACATTCTGGATCACTAAGTCTTTGCTTTTAAAAGGATTACTGTACAGAAATTAACCTTGTTAAAAATTACTCAGCCCATTCCAGAGATTAACCCACTGGTTGGATAATTAATCAGTTAATAATTTTTTTCAGCAGCATTCACACAGAACACCACTTTCTGCAGAGATTGAGCCAGGTGCCAGTGTACAATGAAGTGAAACTGGCTCGATAGAGAGTTTTGTAGATGTGCAAATGATGCAATGAACTGGTTGCTCAGAGCCGAGCCGAGGATCACTTGGTCTCTTTGAGATGGTTAACTCCTCACCTAGGTATAATTTAAGATTTCTAACTTTCAGTCAGTTATTAACTCAGAGGATTGGGTAGTGTGTGAACACCCGACAGTTCCAGTGCATGTTGCTCAGTATAAAAGCTCCCACATTTCTGTCCTGCCACACAATCATTCGGACTCTTGTGGATTGGCAgcacagggaaaaaaaagtgaACATCTCAGGTCTGACAAAATAAATACCACACAAGAACAAACCTTAAGGGCAAGCGGTGAATTCTCTAACTCGCTACACAAACACGATAGGTCACCAGCTACAAGATACATGATGTACTGAAGGAGAAATACGCACGATAAAACGAGTGGACAGACAAGAGGTTTCGGCTGGTGTTAGTTTTCTACCACCACACCCCATCAGAGAAACCAAGAGGAGAAATGTCATTGGGCTAGGAGCTGGTCTCTAGGAGGAAGGTTGTTTTTGTACCACATTTGAAATGTAAACAAGTGACCATTTGGTTTCAGTCTATTCCCCTCAAAGTCAAGCAAAATACATCCAGATTCATAACTGTTAGATTTGGTGTTCCATTTCAAAAAAGGAATTCATGGGGCACAACTCTTGGCCATTGATAGAACCCAATGTCCCAGTCAGAATTCAACAGCCCTGGTGACAGATGAACCCAAAGTAGAGGTGAAAGAATCTGTCCGATTGCAAGAAACCAACTGCAACAATAATCCCTGCCTGCAACAAACAGTGTCGGGTAATTGGAGGATTCTAGTCATCCCATCCAATTAGATTCGCCTCCTTTCTCTGCTCCGGTCCCAGCACTAAGTATACAGGGAGATTAGGATTTTTAAACTTGCTGAGTTGCATTCAACCTGAGATGCTGATAGTCATTTGGTTCATTTCAAAATCGATACAAGTGCAAAGGAAAAGCTCAGAGTTTTAAACTGTAAACAAGGAACTCATTTGAGAAGTTAAACCCAGGACCCATCATCCTGGTTAACCGATGGAACCACCTCTCTGGTCTCTGTGGGCGAAGGCACGAGCTCCTCTCTGGAACTCTGAAGTTCTTCGTGGTGTAGGATTATTTTGTGTTTTAGCTTGCGTCTATCCTGTAGAGAGCTGGGAGCTGATCTTGGAGACTTCAGGCCTGATTTGCAGCTGACCGGTGTGGGAATTCTCGAGGGCCTCTTTTCTGGTTGATTGTCAGTGCGTGGCCGAATCTTGGGCCGCAGCTTCAGCTTGTAAACGGAAGGCACTCGGTCGGGTTTCTTTAGCCCTTTCTTGGGCCTCATTTGAACACCATGTTTGTGATGGGAATTCAGTTGGACATTAACAGACGACTCACTGGATGTCTCAATGAAGGATCCTTCACTGTTTTCATGGCTTTGATCATCCCCTGTGTTCAAGGCAGGAATTCTGCCCACTGCCTTGCAGTCCCTTTGTTCAGTGTTTCTTTCAGTGGGGACATCCCCATTCTGTTCCTTCTCCAGTTCTGCTGGGCCCCTCAGGTGCATCATATAAAATGTCTTTTCGGCTAAGGGACTCGACAGTATAGGTTCCTTTACATTCTCTATAGTTTTGAGAACATTAGATGTTGTGCATACACTTGGACACCCTCCATGCCATCCACCACCATCTACACAGTCCATCTGACCATATCCTTCTTGGATCTCACTTACCATTGAGTTTGTGTCATGGCATAAGCACCCCAACAGGGGCGTTGAGATTTTTTCAGTCTCTTCCCGGAGGTGACCCTGCAGCTTGTTCATAAGGTTTACAGACGTAGTGGAGGTGGTTATGGAGTAGTATGCAGAATCAATGACATTCTGCTCTGCTTTTTGAACTGGCTGGACTGTGGTAGCATCAAGAAACATTTCAGAAATCTCATGGTCACCGTCCTCCAATGGGACTTGCTTTGTATTTgccagaaattcctcctcaaagCTCCTGTAGAGTTCTTGTTCTTTACTGGAATCAAATTCCTGGGTCACACTGAATATGCCCCCCTCGCCTTCAGTCTCTGAGGGGGAGCTTGGAGTGCACCCATTTGTGTCACTGCAGCCAACAGAAGACTGGGGATGGTCAGGAGAGTTTACACAAACATTTAACACATTCCGATTGTCGTCATAGCACAAAGCCTGCTGAGTGCTTCTGCCAGGTCGAGACAATGGTATTGACTGCCTGGATGAACAAACTTTAGGCACAGGACTAGATGATCTCTTTGAAGTCATAGATGTCTTTGCCTTGGAAACTAAAGGAGTTGGGCATTTGGTCTCTTTCTGAGCTGCATGCAAATGGTTTAAAGCTGATGGAACAGGTGATTTAGTTCGAGAAATCCTTGTATTTGCTTCTTTACTACTACTCTCTGATTCATCTGCACGAACCCAGGAATGCTGTCCCTCTTTCCCTCGGCTGATCAGGATAGCATTGCTGTTTTGCAACTTCCCCTTCTTTATCACAGTTGGCTTCTGGTTTGGTGTCCTGTTGGGTTCTCGAGAAACACGTGCATTACTGCGTCTTTGCGGAGGGGTATCCAGGGACTGGCGTGACTTTTCACAGCCCGCACTCTGGTCTGATGGCTCACTCCTCCTCCTCGTTTGACCAGTCCATTGCTTTGAATCTTGCTTCACTCCATTTCTTTGGATCATGTGGGTACCTCCAATTCGGTTTATGATCAGAACATCATCACTTAAGGCCTTACTCACAGAGAGTGATGTCTTCTGTCTTCCAGTTTGTGTAGATGGACTTTCATGGTCACCTGGCTGCCGTCGGGGAATTGAGTCATCTCTTTGCCTAAAAGACAGAAAGTGATTTTATCcataaaatttgaaataaaagatgATTGGCTTGGGATTACTGGTTCAAACAATAATCAAGTGCATGCGATTATGGTCATGTTCACTGTCACTTGTTAACAATGTTAGAGTATAATAACAAAGATAGGAACAAAATTATCCATTTGAATTCACAGTTCAtttaacacattaaaaaaaaggatggtTTCAAGGGCTACAGAAAAACTACTCAGCAAGGAGAGTTGTTTAAAGGCGTCAGTTTTGAAGACAGTTTTAAAAGGGGACAGTACGGtgactcagcggttagcactgttgcctcacagcactgggacttcggtttgattccagcctcaggcgacagtcTGTATGGagattgcactttctccctgtgtctgcatgggtttcctctgggtgacccagtttcctcccacagttcgaagatgcacaggttaggtggattagccacaccAAAAATTGCACTaagtgtctggggatgtgcaggctaggtgggttagtcatgggaaatgtggggttcaAAGGATAGAGTGGGATGatattcagagggtcggtgtggactcaatgggccaaatggtctgcttccacactgtagggattctatgaagaggaTCAATGGAGTGTTGGCTATTTTAGAAAGGAAATGAATGCAAAGAACTCAATAGTCAAAAGGCAGTTCCTCCAAAGGTTTTGGGTGGGGTAAGGGTTAAGAAAAAATATTACCAGTCTAAACTAATTGGGATACTCTGAGCTGTGTGCAGATGATTGGAGTTGGTGAAGGAGAAAAGTTCTAAAAATTCATCTTAAAACAAAAGGATGAAAAGTTTAAGATTTAGGAATGGGGTCAATGTAGGTCAGCAGTGGTGGATTAATGTGTTGCAGGGCAGGACATGGACAATTAAAAAATGGTTACTACAGAGTTAGATTTAAAACTTAAAACAGCTCTACAGACTTTTCTATCCAAAAGcttaaagggggggggggggggggggggaaagaggcaAACTCACTTCTATTTTCCTTTTAAGAGAATGTTGTATGAGCTGATGCTTACAGAAGATGAAGAACAACAACTCTGGAGTTAGGcagggatcaatgtggacttcaccagtttcctcatttccccttcccccacctcaccccagttccaaacttccagctcaacactgtccccatgacttgttctacctgcctagtttcctttccacctatccactccaccctcctctctgatctatcaccttcatccccacccccattcacctattgtactctatgctactttctccccactctcaccttcctctcatttatctctacaCCTTGCAGGCATCCTgcgtctattcctgatgaagggcttttgcctgaaacgtcgattttcttccTGCTcggatggatgctgcctgaactgctgtgcttttccagcaccactctaattagaGCAGACTGGAGTCTTGGGCTGCTTCAACAAATGGAATCACATTTCCAAACATTTACACATGGCAAACTGCCAAAACTGACCAATTCAGGCACACTGATTCAAGGTTTATTTGCCAAATGAGGCAATAAATCCAAGTGTTGTCTTTTCCACGGAAGCAGATATATAAAACTACAAAACAGAATGACAAACATTTACAAGTTGGAAGTGAAAGAGTAGACATGCAATAGAATGGTAGTCACTGGGATCAAAGACTAACATATTCCTGGTGTTGGGGCAAgtattggatacaaaattgcagACTTGCACACTTGGGGTGCGGTGAGGtggggtggtggtagtggtgaGGGGTTGGGGGACGAAGGACTGTTTCTTTGGTCCACCTCTAGTCACCCAGACATAATATGAAGATGCA
It encodes:
- the gas2l1 gene encoding GAS2-like protein 2A, with the translated sequence MADHIQSAASKSIRPFRSSEEYLYAMKEDLAEWLNALYGLDIHVDMFMEALETGCVLCQHANNVNQAAREFESRWPEAAVTIPRAEVTFSSRNVCPGSFIARDNLSNFIGWCRRQLRVRDALMFETDDLVLRKNEKNFVLCLLEVARRGSKFGMLAPVLIQMEEEIDQEIRDGLQETPDRELGQPRAQRRLCDFKNLDAMVCEILGHCTCPSQFPMTKVSEGKYKVGETSTLIFIRVLRNHVMVRVGGGWDTLEHYLDKHDPCRCASLTHRPTPRFPKTNLNTSPRTSRTPSPAPSHFSEGSNTLKVLELNVQTDIKAPSATEFVTVKQNSIRPDRPFSPTNTAGKTTTERYQDPSVNSVRGTDKINKRSIQSRSTSVGRTSSPQPRDRSVPRLTNSRRQRDDSIPRRQPGDHESPSTQTGRQKTSLSVSKALSDDVLIINRIGGTHMIQRNGVKQDSKQWTGQTRRRSEPSDQSAGCEKSRQSLDTPPQRRSNARVSREPNRTPNQKPTVIKKGKLQNSNAILISRGKEGQHSWVRADESESSSKEANTRISRTKSPVPSALNHLHAAQKETKCPTPLVSKAKTSMTSKRSSSPVPKVCSSRQSIPLSRPGRSTQQALCYDDNRNVLNVCVNSPDHPQSSVGCSDTNGCTPSSPSETEGEGGIFSVTQEFDSSKEQELYRSFEEEFLANTKQVPLEDGDHEISEMFLDATTVQPVQKAEQNVIDSAYYSITTSTTSVNLMNKLQGHLREETEKISTPLLGCLCHDTNSMVSEIQEGYGQMDCVDGGGWHGGCPSVCTTSNVLKTIENVKEPILSSPLAEKTFYMMHLRGPAELEKEQNGDVPTERNTEQRDCKAVGRIPALNTGDDQSHENSEGSFIETSSESSVNVQLNSHHKHGVQMRPKKGLKKPDRVPSVYKLKLRPKIRPRTDNQPEKRPSRIPTPVSCKSGLKSPRSAPSSLQDRRKLKHKIILHHEELQSSREELVPSPTETREVVPSVNQDDGSWV